One genomic segment of Chitinibacter sp. FCG-7 includes these proteins:
- a CDS encoding DUF2269 family protein, whose amino-acid sequence MEYYLWVKWAHILSATIMFGTGLGTAFYLFTANRSGNVQAIAVVSHWVVKADTWFTTPAVIIQPISGALMLYWAGFPLQSLWVWLSLLLYAVAGVCWLPVLWLQLKMRDMAQVAAQSHAALPERYWRYEKGWTALGFPAFGGLIVVYWLMVHKPF is encoded by the coding sequence ATGGAATACTATCTATGGGTGAAATGGGCGCATATTCTGTCGGCAACCATCATGTTTGGCACTGGTTTAGGGACGGCGTTTTATCTGTTTACCGCCAATCGCAGCGGCAATGTGCAGGCCATCGCCGTCGTCAGTCACTGGGTGGTCAAGGCCGATACCTGGTTTACCACGCCAGCGGTGATTATTCAGCCGATCTCGGGCGCGCTGATGCTGTATTGGGCGGGTTTTCCCCTGCAATCGCTGTGGGTCTGGCTATCGCTGCTGTTGTACGCAGTCGCCGGTGTTTGCTGGCTGCCCGTGCTATGGTTGCAACTGAAAATGCGCGATATGGCGCAAGTCGCCGCGCAAAGCCACGCCGCGCTGCCCGAGCGCTACTGGCGCTATGAAAAAGGGTGGACTGCGCTGGGCTTCCCGGCTTTTGGCGGGCTGATCGTGGTGTACTGGCTGATGGTGCACAAGCCGTTTTAA
- a CDS encoding SDR family oxidoreductase has product MNILLLGGSGLIGSALLLTLLDQGYCVTTISRKAIDGNTRQGIYQLQADISHWTEPQDWQPALAHVDIVINAVGIFAENAQQSFAALHVAMPTALFAACEQAGLNGSNSSRSGAPRVIHISALGADVNAATEYWRSKGQADAALIASDLDWAIVRPSLIYSPNGRSCQQFLQMASWPLLPDLRGCAAVQPVHLDDVIAAILALLAAPNQQVVNLVGPSAMSLSQWLAVLRAGMGLPATINLPVYGWMQDIAAAATQYLPGSLFSPTSLAMLRAGNVADTAPLAKLLRHSPKAAASDVKGSSDAALSEGLAAIAQLGWLVPLLRYTMAAVWLITAMVSTINWPQSLALLAQLGIAESLQWPLLLGAIGCDLALGVSCLMSRWRSWKLQIALVLLYSALISWGLSEYLLHPFGPILKNLPILAVLLLLDQCEQPHDKR; this is encoded by the coding sequence ATGAACATCTTGTTGCTTGGCGGCAGCGGGCTGATCGGCTCAGCCCTGCTACTCACGCTACTTGATCAGGGGTATTGTGTTACAACGATTTCCAGAAAAGCGATTGACGGCAATACCCGGCAAGGTATTTACCAACTGCAAGCCGATATTTCACATTGGACTGAGCCGCAAGACTGGCAGCCCGCGCTGGCTCATGTGGATATTGTAATTAACGCAGTGGGGATTTTTGCCGAAAATGCGCAGCAATCATTTGCTGCACTCCACGTCGCGATGCCCACCGCCTTGTTTGCCGCGTGTGAGCAAGCTGGTTTGAACGGCTCGAACAGTTCAAGAAGCGGCGCGCCGCGAGTGATTCATATTTCCGCGCTCGGCGCCGATGTCAACGCTGCGACTGAATACTGGCGCAGCAAAGGTCAGGCCGACGCGGCGCTGATAGCGAGTGATCTGGATTGGGCGATTGTCCGACCATCGCTGATTTACTCGCCCAATGGCCGTAGTTGCCAGCAGTTTTTACAGATGGCGAGCTGGCCGCTGCTGCCCGATTTGCGCGGCTGCGCGGCGGTGCAGCCGGTGCATCTGGACGATGTGATTGCGGCAATTCTGGCGCTGCTCGCCGCGCCAAACCAGCAAGTGGTCAATCTGGTAGGCCCATCGGCAATGAGTTTGTCGCAATGGCTGGCGGTTTTGCGCGCGGGCATGGGTTTGCCCGCCACTATAAATCTACCTGTATATGGCTGGATGCAAGACATAGCGGCAGCTGCAACCCAATACCTGCCGGGTAGCTTGTTCAGCCCGACCAGCTTGGCGATGCTGCGCGCTGGCAATGTCGCTGATACAGCGCCGCTAGCAAAACTACTGAGGCATTCGCCCAAAGCCGCAGCATCTGACGTGAAGGGTTCGAGCGATGCAGCGTTAAGTGAAGGTCTGGCAGCCATAGCGCAGCTTGGCTGGCTCGTTCCACTGCTGCGCTACACGATGGCGGCGGTCTGGCTGATCACCGCGATGGTCAGCACCATCAATTGGCCGCAATCACTGGCGCTGCTGGCGCAACTGGGGATCGCCGAATCACTGCAATGGCCGCTGCTGCTTGGCGCGATTGGCTGCGATCTGGCGCTGGGCGTGTCTTGCTTAATGTCGCGCTGGCGCAGCTGGAAACTACAAATAGCGCTGGTATTGCTCTACAGCGCTCTGATTAGCTGGGGTCTGAGCGAATACCTGCTACACCCATTCGGCCCGATCTTGAAAAATCTGCCGATCCTGGCGGTCTTGTTACTACTTGATCAATGCGAGCAGCCTCATGACAAACGTTAG
- a CDS encoding thiol-disulfide oxidoreductase DCC family protein, with protein MNNATDLHYQVFYDDACPLCRFEMLRLQRLSTPGLFAMVDISAADFDASAYGFASDFDPAALGVLLHIRRNDGVLLVGIDAIAALYRAIGRGWWTAPVQWQFARPTLAALYAWFAANRYRISAGLGFAAKPAAACSINGCSGKKLV; from the coding sequence ATGAATAACGCTACTGATCTGCACTATCAGGTTTTCTACGACGACGCCTGCCCGCTATGCCGCTTTGAAATGCTGCGCCTGCAGCGCCTTAGCACGCCGGGGCTGTTTGCGATGGTGGACATCAGCGCGGCAGATTTTGATGCCAGCGCTTATGGCTTTGCCAGCGATTTTGACCCGGCCGCGCTGGGCGTACTACTGCATATCCGCCGCAACGATGGGGTGCTACTGGTCGGAATCGACGCAATTGCCGCCTTGTACCGGGCGATTGGCCGAGGCTGGTGGACTGCGCCCGTGCAATGGCAGTTTGCCCGCCCAACGCTGGCCGCTCTGTACGCCTGGTTTGCGGCCAACCGCTACCGGATCAGCGCCGGGCTGGGCTTTGCGGCCAAACCGGCTGCGGCGTGTAGTATCAATGGCTGTAGCGGCAAAAAATTGGTGTAA
- a CDS encoding GbsR/MarR family transcriptional regulator, translating to MKLSPTMQKYIVHWGEMGTRWGVNRTVAQIHALLFLANQPMNAEDIVETLNVARSNVSNSLKELQSWGLVKVQHVLGDRRDHFVALQDVWEIFRVITEERKKRELDPTLTVLRECAIEAENDTEIEAATRQKMDDVLVFLEMLLSGYDDFKHLPPSVVMKLLKMGGKLGQLVAIFGKDDDVATK from the coding sequence ATGAAACTCAGTCCAACCATGCAGAAATACATCGTCCACTGGGGCGAAATGGGAACGCGCTGGGGCGTGAACCGCACGGTAGCGCAAATTCATGCCTTATTGTTTTTGGCCAATCAGCCGATGAACGCCGAAGACATTGTTGAAACGCTGAATGTAGCGCGATCCAATGTCAGCAACAGCCTGAAAGAATTGCAAAGCTGGGGCCTGGTCAAGGTGCAACATGTGCTCGGTGATCGGCGCGATCATTTTGTCGCCCTGCAGGACGTGTGGGAGATTTTCCGCGTGATTACCGAAGAGCGTAAAAAACGCGAGCTTGATCCGACTTTAACCGTGCTGCGCGAATGCGCCATCGAAGCCGAAAACGACACCGAGATTGAAGCAGCAACACGGCAGAAAATGGACGATGTGCTGGTTTTTCTGGAAATGCTGCTCTCAGGCTACGACGACTTCAAGCATTTGCCGCCATCGGTGGTGATGAAATTGCTAAAAATGGGCGGCAAGCTCGGCCAACTGGTGGCGATCTTCGGCAAAGACGACGATGTGGCTACCAAATAG
- a CDS encoding DUF2845 domain-containing protein, giving the protein MRRACRAAGVLPAPLRYRNHAGEWKTDPRQTGSEVSEWLYNFGPDRLMLQLRFLDGQLQDVKTLGYGH; this is encoded by the coding sequence ATGCGGCGAGCCTGCCGAGCGGCAGGTGTCCTACCTGCGCCACTGCGCTATCGCAATCACGCGGGCGAGTGGAAAACCGATCCGCGCCAAACGGGCAGCGAAGTGAGCGAATGGCTCTACAATTTTGGCCCCGACCGGCTGATGTTGCAGCTGCGTTTTCTGGACGGCCAGCTGCAGGATGTCAAAACGCTGGGCTACGGGCATTAG
- a CDS encoding B12-binding domain-containing radical SAM protein, with translation MTAFRVLSLIPPMTQLNTPYPSTAYITGFLRSKAGGEVDAVQADLALALVLRLFSRQGLAEIRDAASKIPARKQSHQVQHFLLNFDHYDATITSTIAFLQGRDSTVSHRIVSRAFLPEGARFAPIDAYTIDDSEDTLGWAFGALGTQDRARHLATMYLNDLSDVIREAIDPRFEFVRYAESLAMSQPTFQPLAAALAAPHNLVDATLHDLTLAAVEKEQPALVLVSVPFPGAVYAAFRIAQSIRGQYPHIKLALGGGFVNTELRELSETRVFDYFDFVTLDDGERPLLALIEHLKGKRSAQRLVRTFIRNEQGKVQYINWPEPDVPFSDVGTPTWDGLPLDRYLSLLDMLNPMHRLWSDGRWNKLTIAHGCYWKKCSFCDITLDYISRYETTTAEMLVDRIEAIIEETGQTGFHFVDEAAPPKMLRALAEELLRRKVSISWWGNIRFEKSFTPELCQLLADSGCIAISGGLEVASDRLLKLMKKGVSVDQVARVTYGFAEAGILVHAYLMYGFPTQTVQDTVDALEYVRQLFEHGCIQSGFFHRFACTVHSPVGKNPEEYGVELIPLPPVSFAKNDVGFIDTTPIDHDLMGQGLNKALYNFMHGIGLDEDVRAWFDCKVPRPTVNRHFVGKALQARG, from the coding sequence ATGACTGCATTTCGTGTTTTATCCCTGATTCCTCCGATGACGCAATTGAATACACCGTATCCATCGACGGCGTATATCACGGGCTTTTTGCGCTCCAAAGCGGGGGGCGAGGTGGATGCGGTGCAGGCTGATCTGGCGCTCGCGCTGGTGTTGCGGCTGTTTTCGCGTCAAGGTTTGGCCGAGATTCGCGATGCGGCGAGCAAAATCCCCGCGCGTAAGCAAAGCCATCAGGTGCAGCATTTCCTGCTCAATTTTGATCATTACGACGCGACGATCACGTCGACCATCGCCTTTTTGCAGGGGCGCGATAGCACGGTGAGCCACCGGATTGTGAGCCGCGCATTTTTGCCCGAAGGCGCGCGCTTTGCGCCGATAGATGCGTACACGATTGATGATAGTGAAGACACGCTGGGCTGGGCGTTTGGCGCGCTCGGCACGCAAGACCGCGCCCGCCACTTGGCGACGATGTATCTGAATGATCTGTCTGATGTGATCCGCGAAGCGATTGATCCGCGCTTTGAGTTCGTGCGCTACGCCGAATCCTTGGCGATGTCACAGCCGACTTTCCAGCCGTTGGCCGCCGCGCTGGCCGCGCCGCATAATCTGGTTGATGCAACTTTGCATGATTTAACGCTGGCGGCGGTGGAAAAAGAGCAGCCCGCGCTGGTGCTGGTATCGGTGCCATTCCCCGGGGCGGTATATGCTGCTTTCCGAATTGCACAAAGCATTCGGGGGCAATACCCCCATATCAAGCTCGCGCTCGGTGGTGGCTTTGTCAATACCGAATTGCGCGAGCTATCTGAAACCCGCGTGTTCGATTATTTCGATTTTGTCACGCTCGACGACGGCGAGCGCCCGCTGCTGGCGCTGATTGAACACTTAAAAGGGAAACGCTCGGCGCAGCGTTTGGTGCGTACTTTCATTCGTAATGAACAAGGCAAAGTACAGTACATCAACTGGCCCGAGCCCGATGTGCCGTTTTCCGATGTAGGAACGCCGACTTGGGACGGTCTGCCGCTTGATCGCTACCTGTCGCTGCTCGATATGCTCAACCCGATGCACCGCCTGTGGTCGGATGGACGCTGGAATAAGCTGACGATTGCGCACGGCTGCTATTGGAAAAAATGCAGCTTCTGCGATATTACGCTCGACTATATTTCGCGCTACGAAACGACGACGGCCGAAATGCTGGTTGATCGCATCGAGGCGATTATCGAAGAAACAGGTCAAACGGGTTTCCATTTTGTCGACGAAGCCGCGCCGCCGAAAATGCTGCGCGCGCTGGCCGAGGAGCTGCTGCGCCGCAAGGTATCGATTTCGTGGTGGGGCAATATCCGCTTTGAAAAATCGTTCACGCCCGAGCTGTGCCAGCTGCTGGCTGATAGCGGCTGTATCGCGATTTCGGGCGGGCTGGAAGTTGCGTCCGATCGCCTGCTCAAACTGATGAAAAAAGGCGTCTCGGTCGATCAGGTCGCGCGCGTGACCTATGGTTTTGCCGAAGCGGGGATTCTGGTGCACGCCTACCTGATGTACGGCTTTCCAACGCAAACGGTGCAAGACACCGTCGATGCGCTCGAATACGTGCGCCAATTGTTTGAGCACGGCTGTATTCAATCTGGCTTTTTCCACCGCTTTGCCTGCACGGTGCATTCGCCAGTGGGCAAAAATCCGGAAGAATACGGCGTCGAGCTGATTCCACTGCCGCCGGTGAGCTTTGCCAAAAATGACGTCGGCTTTATCGACACTACGCCGATTGACCACGATCTGATGGGGCAGGGGCTGAACAAGGCGCTGTATAACTTTATGCACGGCATTGGCCTGGATGAAGACGTGCGCGCCTGGTTCGATTGCAAAGTGCCCCGCCCAACGGTGAACCGGCATTTTGTTGGCAAGGCTTTGCAAGCTAGGGGCTGA
- a CDS encoding NAD(P)/FAD-dependent oxidoreductase, protein MLRITELKLPLDHSDAELKTAIAKYLGIGEADIASYLVYKRSFDARKSQMQLAYIIDLDVGVLEGKLLAKFKADSHVMPTPDTQYHFVTQAPAQLKHRPIVVGFGPCGIFAALILAQMGFKPIVLERGKKVRERTQDTWGLWRKNTLNPESNVQFGEGGAGTFSDGKLYSQIKDPRHLGRKVLTEFVKAGAPDEILYIAKPHIGTFKLVGMVEKMRAEIESLGGEIRFQQRVDDLILQDSADGMKQVRGVRVTELGVEGHPSSEILSEHVVIALGHSARDSFAMMHERGVFMEAKPFSVGFRIEHPQSLIDKARWGKYAGHPILGAADYKLVHHAANGRAVYSFCMCPGGTVVAATSEPGRVVTNGMSQYSRNERNANSGMVVSINPSDYPGGAMAGIEFQRQLESHAYVLGGGNYNAPAQLVGDFLAGRASKDVGSVEPSYKPGVNWTDLASALPDYAITAMREALPEFGKKIRGYDMHDAVLTGVETRTSSPLRITRGDDCQSLNVRGLYPAGEGAGYAGGILSAGVDGIKVAEALALDMMG, encoded by the coding sequence ATGCTGCGCATTACCGAACTCAAACTGCCGCTCGATCATTCTGATGCCGAGCTGAAAACCGCCATTGCCAAATACCTAGGCATTGGCGAAGCCGACATTGCCAGTTATCTGGTTTACAAGCGCAGCTTTGACGCGCGCAAAAGCCAGATGCAGCTGGCCTACATCATTGATCTGGACGTTGGCGTGCTCGAGGGCAAACTGCTGGCCAAATTCAAAGCCGACAGCCATGTCATGCCCACGCCGGATACCCAGTATCACTTTGTCACGCAAGCCCCGGCGCAATTGAAGCATCGCCCCATCGTCGTCGGCTTTGGCCCCTGTGGCATCTTTGCCGCGCTGATTCTGGCGCAGATGGGTTTTAAACCCATCGTGCTGGAACGCGGCAAAAAGGTGCGCGAGCGCACGCAGGACACTTGGGGCCTATGGCGTAAAAATACGCTGAATCCCGAATCCAATGTGCAATTTGGCGAAGGCGGCGCGGGGACGTTCTCCGACGGTAAGCTCTACAGCCAGATTAAAGACCCGCGTCATCTGGGCCGCAAAGTACTCACCGAGTTTGTGAAAGCCGGTGCGCCGGATGAAATTCTGTATATTGCCAAGCCGCATATCGGCACGTTCAAACTGGTCGGCATGGTGGAAAAAATGCGCGCCGAGATTGAATCGCTTGGCGGCGAAATCCGCTTTCAGCAGCGCGTGGATGATTTGATTCTGCAAGATAGCGCCGATGGCATGAAGCAAGTCCGTGGTGTGCGCGTGACGGAACTCGGCGTTGAAGGCCATCCGAGTAGCGAAATTCTCAGCGAACACGTCGTCATTGCGCTGGGCCACAGCGCGCGCGACAGCTTTGCGATGATGCACGAGCGCGGCGTGTTTATGGAAGCCAAGCCATTCTCGGTGGGCTTTCGGATCGAGCACCCGCAATCACTGATCGACAAAGCGCGCTGGGGCAAATACGCCGGGCATCCGATTTTGGGCGCAGCCGACTACAAACTCGTCCATCACGCCGCCAATGGCCGCGCGGTGTATAGCTTCTGTATGTGTCCGGGCGGCACGGTTGTCGCCGCTACCTCTGAGCCAGGTCGCGTCGTCACCAACGGCATGAGCCAGTATTCGCGCAACGAGCGCAACGCCAACTCAGGCATGGTCGTCAGCATTAACCCCAGCGATTATCCGGGCGGCGCAATGGCGGGGATCGAGTTCCAACGCCAGCTGGAAAGCCATGCCTATGTGCTCGGCGGTGGCAATTACAATGCACCTGCGCAGCTCGTTGGCGATTTCTTGGCTGGCCGCGCATCGAAAGATGTTGGCAGCGTCGAACCATCCTACAAACCGGGCGTGAATTGGACCGATCTGGCCAGCGCCTTGCCCGATTATGCCATCACCGCAATGCGCGAAGCACTGCCTGAATTTGGCAAGAAAATCCGTGGCTACGATATGCACGACGCCGTGCTAACTGGCGTCGAAACGCGCACCAGCTCGCCGCTACGCATTACGCGTGGTGACGATTGCCAATCGCTGAATGTGCGCGGCCTTTATCCAGCCGGTGAAGGCGCAGGCTACGCGGGCGGGATTTTGTCGGCAGGGGTAGATGGGATTAAAGTAGCCGAAGCGCTGGCGCTGGATATGATGGGCTAG
- a CDS encoding GGDEF domain-containing protein — protein sequence MMFQRLSLPGMISILFGISLVLLVWQHYGLNKSLVINAKAPFDIVVADDRLDGGQSVATISRIGSALRLECALDKSFTWPYCEMGVELATPPNGIDFRSYKSVRMKMSYTGPGKHRVRFFMRNYHPVYSDLHESTTWKLNEVQFIVQDGVEVSLPLDKFNVASWWLADKNIPLDHYGVDLSNVPLLIISTAGLQEPGMHTIDIDYVIFEGKYISREQMLLLIVLLWGLLGIAVMIKMLLGLHLRLQKARLHASELIIANASLQEEKRRIADQAKLDPLTQVRNRSGIRNDIAREMEKADATAPLAMVICDIDHFKKVNDQHGHARGDEVLVKFAQILTAHVRHGDYVVRWGGEEFVLFLPQTEGEQAHLVAEKLREAVQNAIWPTGIALTASFGVSVVGPDGFGKALERADKALYAAKANGRNRVEYAQP from the coding sequence ATGATGTTTCAGCGCCTTAGCCTGCCGGGCATGATCAGCATTTTGTTTGGAATCAGTTTGGTTTTGCTGGTGTGGCAGCATTATGGTCTGAACAAAAGTCTGGTGATTAATGCCAAGGCGCCCTTTGACATCGTGGTGGCAGACGACAGACTCGATGGCGGGCAATCGGTGGCGACCATTAGCCGGATCGGGTCAGCGCTGCGGCTGGAGTGCGCGCTCGATAAATCGTTTACCTGGCCATATTGCGAAATGGGTGTCGAGCTCGCCACACCACCCAATGGCATTGATTTTCGTAGCTATAAAAGCGTGCGTATGAAAATGAGCTACACCGGCCCCGGCAAGCACCGGGTGCGTTTTTTTATGCGCAACTACCACCCGGTATATAGCGATCTGCACGAGAGCACCACCTGGAAGCTCAATGAAGTGCAATTTATTGTGCAGGACGGCGTAGAAGTCAGTTTGCCGCTGGACAAATTTAACGTTGCCTCATGGTGGCTGGCCGACAAGAATATCCCGCTAGATCATTACGGCGTAGACCTTAGCAATGTGCCCTTGCTGATTATTTCCACCGCCGGTCTGCAAGAGCCCGGTATGCACACGATTGACATCGACTATGTGATTTTTGAAGGTAAATACATCAGTCGCGAACAGATGCTCCTGCTGATTGTGCTGCTGTGGGGGCTGCTGGGTATTGCCGTGATGATCAAAATGCTGCTCGGTTTGCACCTTCGCCTGCAAAAAGCCCGCCTGCACGCGTCCGAGCTGATTATTGCCAACGCCTCGCTACAGGAAGAAAAACGCCGGATCGCCGATCAGGCCAAACTCGATCCGCTCACGCAGGTGCGCAATCGTTCGGGCATCCGCAATGATATTGCGCGGGAAATGGAAAAAGCCGACGCCACCGCCCCGCTGGCCATGGTGATTTGCGATATTGATCACTTTAAAAAGGTGAATGATCAACACGGCCATGCGCGCGGCGATGAAGTGCTGGTCAAATTTGCCCAGATTCTGACCGCGCATGTCCGGCATGGCGATTATGTGGTGCGCTGGGGTGGTGAAGAATTTGTGCTCTTTCTGCCGCAAACCGAAGGTGAGCAGGCGCATCTGGTCGCCGAAAAATTGCGCGAAGCGGTGCAAAACGCCATCTGGCCGACCGGGATTGCGCTCACCGCCAGCTTTGGCGTCAGCGTGGTTGGCCCTGACGGCTTTGGCAAAGCGCTTGAGCGCGCCGACAAAGCCCTGTACGCCGCCAAAGCCAATGGCCGCAACCGGGTAGAGTACGCCCAGCCCTGA
- the aceK gene encoding bifunctional isocitrate dehydrogenase kinase/phosphatase → MNAPSVRNDLALGHAIAQALLDGFNHHYQLFREASRAAQANFETGDIHAQQTLVRDRIAFYDLRVKECVQRLKEEFNADSLPDPVWQKVKQQYIGLLINHQQMELAETFFNSVCCRILHRTYFHNDFIFYRPAVSTEYIEADGPAFRTYYPNEAGLAATISQIISDFGFTQPFADLPGDVRRIILALRRHVGKPFKAKFSSYIQVLASPFYRNKSAYLIGQATYGRRKIPFALPVCRDNGQLQIDAALFKPAQIRHLFSLSRAYFLVDMAVPSAYVQFLHDMLPNKPRAELYTMLGLGKQGKTMFYRELFHHLRHSNDQFVFAPGTKGMVMSVFTLPSFPYVFKIIKDVFAPPKEVDHATVRAKYLLVKQHDRVGRMADSLEFSDVALPRARFAEEVLAELRELAPNAIEEDGDTIVIRHLFIECRMKPLNLYIQNRKGEQVEAVIRDYGNALRELAIANIFPGDMLFKNFGVTHAGRVVFYDYDEIEYMTDCDFRRIPPPPSPEFEMSGETWFSGNKNEVYPEEFGNFLLTRPDVRAAFIKYHADLLTPKFWQDCKARIQQGIVEDFYPYPQSLRFHQ, encoded by the coding sequence ATGAATGCACCCAGCGTACGGAATGATCTGGCTTTGGGCCATGCGATTGCGCAAGCTTTGCTCGATGGCTTTAACCATCACTATCAGCTGTTTCGCGAGGCCAGCCGAGCCGCGCAGGCCAATTTTGAAACCGGCGACATTCACGCCCAGCAAACGCTGGTGCGCGACCGGATTGCTTTTTATGATTTGCGCGTCAAGGAATGCGTGCAGCGACTGAAAGAAGAATTTAACGCCGACAGTTTGCCCGATCCGGTGTGGCAAAAAGTAAAGCAGCAGTACATCGGCCTGCTGATCAATCACCAGCAAATGGAGCTGGCGGAGACCTTTTTTAACTCGGTCTGCTGCCGCATTTTGCACCGCACGTATTTCCACAATGATTTCATTTTCTATCGCCCGGCGGTGTCGACCGAATATATCGAAGCCGATGGCCCGGCGTTTCGCACCTATTACCCCAATGAAGCCGGGCTAGCGGCAACGATTAGCCAGATCATCAGTGATTTTGGCTTTACCCAACCGTTTGCCGATCTGCCCGGCGACGTACGCCGCATTATTCTGGCGCTGCGCCGACATGTGGGCAAACCGTTCAAAGCCAAATTCAGCAGCTATATCCAGGTGCTGGCTTCGCCGTTTTATCGCAATAAATCGGCGTATCTGATCGGGCAGGCCACGTATGGCCGGCGCAAAATTCCGTTTGCACTGCCGGTCTGCCGCGACAATGGGCAACTGCAAATTGATGCCGCGCTGTTCAAGCCAGCGCAAATCCGCCATCTGTTTTCGCTGTCGCGCGCCTATTTTCTGGTCGATATGGCCGTGCCATCGGCGTATGTGCAGTTTTTGCACGATATGCTGCCCAATAAGCCGCGTGCCGAGCTGTACACCATGCTGGGGCTGGGCAAGCAAGGCAAAACCATGTTTTACCGCGAGCTGTTTCACCATTTGCGCCATTCAAATGATCAGTTTGTTTTTGCGCCGGGCACCAAGGGCATGGTGATGAGCGTGTTTACGCTGCCCTCGTTTCCGTATGTGTTCAAAATCATCAAGGATGTGTTTGCGCCGCCCAAGGAAGTCGATCACGCCACGGTGCGCGCCAAGTATCTGCTGGTGAAGCAGCATGATCGGGTGGGTCGCATGGCCGACTCGCTGGAGTTTTCCGATGTAGCCTTGCCGCGCGCCCGCTTTGCCGAGGAAGTGCTGGCCGAGCTGCGCGAGCTGGCACCCAACGCCATCGAGGAAGACGGCGACACCATCGTCATTCGTCACCTGTTTATCGAATGCCGGATGAAGCCGCTCAATCTGTATATCCAGAACCGCAAAGGCGAGCAGGTAGAAGCGGTGATTCGCGATTATGGCAATGCGCTGCGCGAGCTGGCGATTGCCAATATTTTCCCCGGCGATATGCTGTTCAAGAATTTTGGCGTCACGCACGCTGGCCGCGTGGTGTTTTACGATTACGATGAAATCGAATACATGACCGATTGCGATTTCCGCCGTATCCCGCCGCCGCCCTCGCCCGAGTTTGAAATGAGCGGCGAAACCTGGTTTAGCGGCAATAAAAACGAAGTCTATCCGGAAGAATTCGGCAACTTTCTGCTCACCCGGCCCGACGTGCGGGCGGCCTTTATCAAATATCACGCCGACCTGCTCACGCCCAAATTCTGGCAAGACTGTAAAGCACGCATCCAGCAAGGCATCGTGGAAGATTTTTATCCTTATCCGCAATCATTGCGCTTCCATCAATAA